Below is a window of Desmonostoc muscorum LEGE 12446 DNA.
AGACACAAAGAATCCACCTTTAGCCTTTGTCAAAAATCTCAATTCATCCCGCATTTATGCAACGCCAAAATCCTAAATGGTATGATTTTTTAGACTGTTTCTAAAGCAGCTTGGCGAAAACGAATTGCTGTCCCAGTGTAATTTGCAGCCCAACCTTCAGGGCTGGTAAAATAGCGGATTGCTTTCAACCGTCGTGCGGGAGTCACACAGCCCCAATGTATGGTTCCTGCTGGTAGATTAATATAATCTTCTGCCTGTAAAGTCAGTTCTACCTGACTATCATCAGGTCGCACAAAACCAAAAACGCTTTCTCCATCAATGATGTAACGTACTTCATCATCAGCATGAGTATGAATTTTGACATAATCTTTGAGCAATGCATCCAAATTAGGTATCTCTGGATGAACAACAACTAAATCCCGCCTTTGATAGCCTGCCGTTTCTTTGATTTGCTCAAAATACCCGTCTAAAGTTTTTAGTACTTCTTCTTCTTCTTCTTTATTGAGACTGTCTTTTGCTAGTAACCGATGCAATTGAGGATTATCTCCTAAAGTCCAGCGATTGAGTTGAACTTTTAAAGATGCTAATTCTTGGGCAATATCTTTGAATTCGGTATAAACTGTCCCATCTTCTAGTTTAAGAATCGCCATAATTTACCTCACAAAAAGTTCAAAAATTTATCCAACAGAATAGAGGCGTCAGTCGTCAGAATTCAGCAATGTTTTCTGTATGACTGGCGGATAGCGTAGCGTAAAGCCTTCTCTACGAGAGGCTGCGCCAACGCTTAGAGCGAGTACTCGAGCGTCGCGTCTGAATAATCGGCGTTTTTGCACCCGCACCAAATTTTCAATTTGGTGGTCAACAAGACAGTCGGGGATTCAGACCCGCGACTGATTGATTCTGACTCCTGAATTCTGACTCCTGAATTCTGACTCCTGCTGTATTTCCCACCCCAGCCAATTGATTCACAACCAAGCTTGTTGGTCTACTACAGGTGGATTAAAGCTCAGTAAGCCGCCATCAGTTGAAGACAGTTTGCCTACCCAGCTATCAAAAGATCCGATGTTTTTTGCTCCCAAAGAGGCTTCAGTGACGCCTGTAACGAAGACATGACCAAGATTGTCAACAGCAATATCATACCCTTTGTCCAGGTTAGATGTTCCAAACTGTGTAATCCACTGCTGGTTACCATTGGCGTCATATTTAGCTACCCAAGCATCATCAGAACCAGCATTCACTCCCCCTAAGTTACCATCGGTAGCACCAGTTAAATAGATATTGCCAAACATGTCTGTGGCAATTGCAAGAGCGTTATCATCCCCAGCAGTTCCCAACTGCTTTGTCCATTTCTGATTACCATTGGTGTCATATTTAGCTATCCAAGCATCATAAGAACCAGCATTAGTTCCACCTAAATCACCGCTAGTTAATCCTGTAGCATAGACATTTCCCGATTGGTCGGTAGCAACATCCCACGACCAATCAAAAACTGAAGTTCCAAACTCTTTAGACCACTGTTGGTTACCATTGGTGTCGTATTTAGTTATCCAAGCATCATAAGAGTCAGCCGTGAGTCTGCCAGAATTATCTTGAATCCATCCAGTAGCAAAGACATTGCCTGAATGGTCGGTGGTAACGCCAAAAGATAACTCAAAGCCAGGAGTCCCAAACTGTTGAGACCACTGCTGGTTACCATTGGTATCATATTTGGTAACCCAAACATCATTTTGACCTTGATTCTGATCTCCAAACAGATTGCCACGAGTGTATGTTGTCACGTAGACATTGCCAGAATCATCAGTAGCAATTTTATAGCTATTGTCAAATCCAAAAGTCCCAAACTGTTGAATCCACTTTTGGTTACCATTGGTGTCGTATTTGGCTATCCAGACATCTCGTTCTATCCCCGCATTAGCTTTGCCTAATGAGCCAAAGGTGGTTCCGGTTACAAAAATATTACCAGAGCGATCGCTGGCAATACCAAAAGATTCATCTCTGGCAGAAGTTCCAAACTGGCGAACCCACTGCTGGTTACCATTGCCATCATACTTAGCCACCCAAGCGTCTCTATCCCCAGCATTGAGTCCTCCCAAGTTACCATCGGTAGCTCCAGTCAAGAAGACATTACCAGAATTATCAGTAGAAACACCAAAAGAGTAGTCAAGTCCAACAGTACCAAACTGCTTAACCTCCTTGAAGTTTGACTCTGGAGGCGGTGCATTTCCTACAAACTGAAAGTAATTTCCAGTAAGATTTAAATTAGAAATTCCTGGTATGAGAGCAATAATATCAGGTCTAGAACCTTTCTTAAAGATTGCGGTTCCTTCTCCAGATAGTTGCAGCTCAGAAAAATTCACCAGAACGTAGTCGCTTTGATTACCATGCAGCTGAATTTTATCCTCGTTGGGATTAAAATCTACAATTGAAGCTAAATCCTTTGTACCTTTGCCGACATAGTAAACATTTCGCCAATCACCAAGAATAAATCTGTCTTTCCCAACATCACCGACGAAGAAATCGAAATCTCCCCGTCCAGGATGAGCCGAACCAGGATTAACACCAAGAATGACATCATTGCCTTCTCGACCAGCAATGATATCAGGATGTGAAGTTCCAGCAAGAACTTCGGAATCACTGTAAGGTGTACCAACTACAACAAAATTTGTAATTAAGGCGCGAACGTTTTCTGGAAGAGTCGGACTCAATAAAATACTATTTTGCAGTCCAGCTCCAAACTGATCTTTAATAAATGAACTAGCAAACAAGAACAGTTGCAAATGGAAGTAATCTCGAAAGTTTAGTCGAATACTATTATTTGTTGTTTGATGATTTATTGGGTGAGTCAGAACGTTATTTAGCAGGATGCCAGTTAGACTATCTAGTACTCCAGCTATAGCCTCGTTTTTTAAGATTCCAGTCAGACTATCACTCTTAAACAGTGCATTAAAACACTTTGGTTGTTGATTACGATTCATGTAACTAGCCTCAGCTCCATCAGATGTAGAGGATGGGGTATTCAGCACCCCTAATTGTGAGATGATTGGAAAACAGTAGAGTGCGATCGCTTAATATCCCTGTTGTATCAGTCTTGAAACTTTCAGCGAAAAATTCACTTTTCTTGCGTCTTAGAGGATGTTTGCAAACTCTCCCATTGTCTTACAGCAATTTTCATGTATTTGAACCACATCTGTCGTAGGGGCACAGCATTGCTGTGCCCTTACCGCGTGGTCTATTTACCTGAAAAATACCTGAGCGACTAACTTTAAAACATCCTCTTAGACACATAGAAGAGGGATATCGTTGAATCAGCTATGATGCCCAAATCGAATCACCCGCCGTGAGGTTCACCAATTTGCCACTCACCTCCCAAAGTTCCGCAGCTTTTTTCTTGTCATAAGACTCTTGAGAAGATGCAATCTCTTTCAAACCGCTGAAATACTTAGCCGATATACCTTGTAGTTGCGGGTCAAGAACAAGCCTTGCCATAGCTTGGCCAGAAGTGCTGGGACTATTGGCATTGACACCCAACAAGCGAAGTAAAAAGGCTGACGATAGCGCAAAGCGCAGCAATGGGTTATATTGTCGAGTTAATTCTGTACCAGGTACAGCCCCAGGATCAAAAGCATTCACCGTAATTGGGTGTTCCAGCGTGCTATGTCCTTGAGATTGGAGCCGATGCGCCAACTCATAGGTACATAAAACATTACAAAGTTTTGAGGTCGCATAGCGTCTCATACCACTTCTGGCAGGACTTTCCTCTAAAGCAGTAGGGTCTGTTTCTGGCCGTGCTAAAAACTCTGGGTGACGATAGCGTGGCGGTATGATTTTACCTTCTAACTTGTCTGGATCGTGAACACCACTACTAACAAAGACAATCCTCGCAGGGGCAACTAAATACTTCAATAGCAGATTGACTAGTAAAAAATGCCCAAGATGATTGACGCCGAATGTTGTTTCAAAACCATCTTTAGTGTGTGTCGTACCAGTCACAATTTGGATACCTGCATTACATACAATCGCCCTTAATGGTGGCAGAGTATCACGAGTTGCAAAATCTTGAGCAAAGGCGCGGACTGAAGTTAGGAAACCTAAATCCAGCGTCATAGCTTCAATATGCTCATTTCCCGTTTCGCTAATTAGTTGTTTAACTGCCGCAGTAGCTTTGATTTTGTCCCGACTGGCAATAATAATGTGCCAATCTTGATTAGAACTAGCAATGGTTTTTGCACAGTGGTAACCGAGTCCGGTGTTACCTCCCGTGATAATTACAGTCTTACGTGTCGTGATAGTTTGTGATGCCATTATGTCAACGATGATTAGTTTGTCATTTGGTCACCGATGATATTTAGTTTAACAACTCGCTCCAAATAGTTTTTCTAATCGGTCTTTGACAGCTAATATAGTCTTTGGCATATCTTGGCTGAGGACGTATTCAACCAGCGCTATTGGAAAGATACGTTTTGGTATAACTAAAAGTTCATAACTTAAATTTACTCCAGTTTTTTCTCCTAACAAGCAAGGATCTAATCGCCAAGAACCAAGGAAGCTTTGAAAATCTCCTTCAACAAGATATTCACGAATTTCATGGGGAAAATTTTCTTCGATATCCATGATCATATGAGCTTTGAACTGTAAGCCCATGAACTTTTTTTTCAGAATTTGATCGAGACGAATGTTTCCTGTGGGATGTTCCAGTCTTTGAATTTGAACTAAATTGCTCATGAATTCTGGAAAAGCTTCATAATCTGTTAAGACTTGCCAGACTTGCTCCAAAGAATAGGGAATTTGGATTTTGGCACTAAAGCGCATTTTTCGTCCTTCTAACCGCTCTATTTTTCCTTTTACTGCTTGGAGAAGGCTTGGGTCATTAGCTAAATCTGAGGTTTCTGATTGCAGTTCCGTCTCAATATTGTTCAAGGCTGTTTCTGATACGTTGCTCATTTTACAACTCCTATAAATTAGTTTGAATTCAATGGATTTATGGATTGAGTTTTTAACCGCAAATGTGAAACTTAGGGAAAATTTAAACTAAGGGAACTCCAAGAAATAAATTATCTAATATTGTGGGGTGCCACACCACAAGAGTTAATTAGATGTTTTTTCTTTGGAATTCCCTAAAAAAATCAACTAGGCACGGCTAAAAGCTTTTGCGATCGCTATACAGCAACTCCCTCTACGATACTGATTGCTAAGGGAGTTGAAATTACTCGTCGTAGTTGAAATCCTGCCTTTTCAAAAAGGTTTTGGAAATCTTCTCGACTTCTTTGGCGTCCGTCGTGAATGAGCATCATATGCAAATCCACCATTGTTCCTGGCTTTTCTGTGTCGAATTTTTCCACAACTTCTTCCGCAATCAAAATGCGGTTTCCTGGCTTCATGATTTTACGGACATTCGATAGAATTGCCAGAGAATTTTCCTGATCCCAATCATGGAGAATGTCTCTTAAAATATAAGCATCGCAATCTTTACAATCATTCGGCAGACCTTGGAAGAAGTTTCCAAAAACCGTTTTAATCCGTCCTTGAACTCCTCGTTCTTTGAGATAATACTTAGCTTCTTCTAAAACGTATTCATCATCAAGTAGTACTGCTTGAAGATGAGAGTGTTGGCTGAGGATTTCAGCTAAGAGGGTTCCTCTACCTCCACCTACATCACAAAGCTTTTGCAAATCTTGAAAAGGATAAGCGGCTGCAACAGCGGGAGCATCCAATGCTGTTCGGCTACCAGTCGAAGCTGCGAAAGTTCTTCCCTCGTTAGGATTTTTTCGTAACCATTCCCAAAAAGACACTTGATGAATTTTTTCAAAAGTGTTCTTACCAGTAATGATTGCCTCTTTAACATCTACCCAGCTATCAATGATAGACTTGGTTCCCATATAATCAGCTACGTCTCTGAGTGAGCCGGGAACATCAGTTATTAAAGTTTTTGAAAGCCGATTGTTTTCAAACTTCCCATCTTTTGTAATTTGGAAAAATCCAATTGTAACTAAACCACGCATCATCCGATGCACTGCATCAGAGTTGGCTCCAATAAGTCCCGCTAATTCCTCGCTACTCATTGGGCGTTCATGGAGATAATCTGCAATCCTCCAATGTGCTGCTGTATGCAACAGCATTGTAGACGCAGCACCAATAATGTGGTCGAATACTGTTAGCTGTGGCGGCAAAATAGCTTGTGCAGCACCGAGCAAAAATTTGTGTACTGAAACCAAAAATTTGATGACAAAACGTGGGGGTAGTTTAGGTGAAGATTGTTGCATATATTTAACTCCAAGGTGATTAATTGAATATTCAATAAGCTACTGCGTTGATATTATTTAATTCTGGGGAATTCCCATTGGTTTTTAGTGGAGGCAAAAAACCGCTATCTCTGAAATACGAAAAGTAAGTATTTAGTAATTCAGAATCTATGGCTGGGCAAGCAATAGAAGTTTCTGCTAATCCATGTAAAGTGTTTTTACAATCAAAAACTGGCATTTTAACAGCCTCAAGCATGGAATCAGAAAAAAATGGAGAAAGAGTATATAATTCATTGGTCTGGGAAACTTTAATTTGGCTCATTAATTCAGCTTTCCATTCGTTATAGGAAAGCTGCTTAAGTGAATAGCCGAGAGAGCAAATCCGGTTAATCCATTCGTTCCATTTTAGAGGTTGGGGATTTACTAAATGAAATGCTTTACCTTGCGATTCATTGCGTCTTGAAAGATAAACGATTGCTTTACTTACGTAGTCAATCGGCGCACTCGCAACTATTATATCTAAATCTATCGGTACGCTTCCGAGTTGAATGCATCCCTTGATAATCTTGCACAAGTGATCATCATGATTAAAAACACCTGTTTTGCTGTGCCCTTCTGTATTTGGTCGATGAATCGAAATCGGTAATCCTCGCAATTCTGCAAGCCGGATTAATTTTTCAGCAACCCATTTACTTTGAGCGTAGCCATTATATAATGTGCCGCTGTTCTCCAAAATTTCGTCTTCTGGGATGACACTATGACTGCTATTTGGTGATGAGAATAAACCTACAGTTGATATAAAGTGTATTGGTTTGACTTTGTTTTGGCAAGCTAGGCGAATAATTTCATGAGTGCCAAAAACATTTGCCGCTTTCAATGCATTGTAGGGATAAGTCCATTTGACTAATGCACCACAGTGATAAATAACGTCAATTTCATTGGACATTATTTGGAAGTGTTCGCTTTCCAGACCTAAAAGTGGTTGAGTTAAGTCTCCAAGGACTGGAATAATTCTAGCTGTTTTACTTTCATCCCAAATCAAGTAAGATTCAAGATTTTTTTGAATTCTTTGCTTTCCTTGTATTATATCATTTGCTCGGACTAAACAATAAATATTTGCTTGAGTTTGCTGAAGAATTTCATCTAATAAAAATGCTCCAACAAATCCAGTTGCTCCAGTCAAAAAGACAGATTTTGGCTGATCGATAAACCCAATATTTTTGGTTGTGGGATAGATTTCTGGAGCTAAATTAGCTTCGGCTTTTAGTTCTTCAACTGTCATGCCAAAACTTGCCAAATTAGTCAGTACGCTTTGCTGATCAATCTCTTTTTTGCTCTGAATCCGCTTTAATAAAAGTTCGCGTTTGGTTGGAGAAAGAGCAGTAATCCGCTGTGAAATATCACTCATCAAAAATTTCCTTCTACATCAATTGCTTTTTAATCATGTTTAAATGCTATTAGCAAGCATTGCCTCTGCCTCAGCTTCTGAAATATTTTCTAGTTCTGCTAATGCTTGTGATAATGTTTCATCATCTGCATATTCAAGACTCGGCTCTAATTTTAGTAGCTGCAATACAAAGGTTGCGAGTTGGGCGATGTTACTTACCTCAAAAAACTTGGTGATTGGGACGCTAACCTGCAAGTCAAGTTCAATCTGATTTTTAATTTCAACAGTAACTAAGGAATCTAGCAGGGAATTAAGAGATTGCTGGGCGTTCAAATTTGACACAGGAAGTTGCAGCACTTTGGCTAATTCTGTCAGTAAATAATTCTCCAGTATTGTTAGACGTGCCTCTGGTTCAGCATTGAGAAGTTTCTCTCTAGAAAAGTTACTTGGTTTCTTTTGATTCCTGCTATTATTACCTACAATAGCAGCCCGTTGTAGAGCTTCTCGACTGATACGTTTTAACTGTGCATTGATAACTTCTGCTACAATGTTTCCGGCATGATTAAATAACTGAATGTTTCCTAAAACAGTTTCTTTGTAATCTTCTTGGTGATTACTGAGTTGTAACTTGGCTTGGCCCCAAAAAGATTTTCCTACACAATCATAGACTCGGAAACTTTCAAAACCTCCTAGTAAATAATTATCAGGTAATGTGGCAGGAAAACTAGCTCCTAAAAGTTGAAAGAAGGAATCAAAAATCCCCAATGGCAGTTGATATAGGTCATCATGATCTGATTCTGTCTGTGAATCTTGGATTTCTCCTAAAGCATTCCCATCTTGCCGCCAGAGGCGTTTTAATCCTTGGCAACTGGGGCCTAAATTAGCTCCTCGCTCTGCTAAGACTCGGTAGAATTCAGATACAGACATTTCTTGTGAGTATTCTGCTTGAATTTCTGCAAAATTAGGAGATTGTTGTTCTGATGCAGTAGTTTCTACGTCACTGAGATTAATTTCTCCAGATGCAATTAAGCTCCAAAATATTTGCTGATTGTCTTCATCTGTGACGCGACTAAAAATTTGGATTAAGGCTTTTGACGAATCCTCAGGAGTGACAATAAATTGTATGGTTTGAGTTTCTTGCTCTGTAAATATCAATGGTCGAGAAATGAGAAAGTTATCTACAACATGAATTTTTTTGCCAAAAGCCTCGGCGGCGGCGGCAAATATCATCTCCAAGTAAATGGAGATGTTCATTACAGGCATCCCTTCAATACGATGATCCTTCACAAAAGGTAAAGAATCGAGATTTAAATCAGACTCTAACTGAATTTGCTTGAGGGGTGAATGTAACCGTCTATGTAAAAATGGATGAGTTAGCTTTTGTGCATAGCTTACTGTTGCTTGAGGAAGATTTTTCGCCGTTTTCAGCCAATATTTTTGCCGTTCAAAAGCATAGGTGGGTAGTGAAAGGCGATGGCGTTGGTAGTCGCTGTCAAATCCCTCCCAGTTGATATTGTGGCCTTGAATATAGAGAGTACTTAAGCTCTGCAACAACACTTGCCAATCTTCTTCTTGCTGATCCAATGAAGGTAACCAAGTACCAAATTCTTGAGGGAGAGATTGCTCGGCAATATCCATTAAGATAGGTTTTGGACTAATTTCGAGAAACAGCTCGCAACCCTG
It encodes the following:
- a CDS encoding 1,2-dihydroxy-3-keto-5-methylthiopentene dioxygenase, coding for MAILKLEDGTVYTEFKDIAQELASLKVQLNRWTLGDNPQLHRLLAKDSLNKEEEEEVLKTLDGYFEQIKETAGYQRRDLVVVHPEIPNLDALLKDYVKIHTHADDEVRYIIDGESVFGFVRPDDSQVELTLQAEDYINLPAGTIHWGCVTPARRLKAIRYFTSPEGWAANYTGTAIRFRQAALETV
- a CDS encoding SBBP repeat-containing protein → MNRNQQPKCFNALFKSDSLTGILKNEAIAGVLDSLTGILLNNVLTHPINHQTTNNSIRLNFRDYFHLQLFLFASSFIKDQFGAGLQNSILLSPTLPENVRALITNFVVVGTPYSDSEVLAGTSHPDIIAGREGNDVILGVNPGSAHPGRGDFDFFVGDVGKDRFILGDWRNVYYVGKGTKDLASIVDFNPNEDKIQLHGNQSDYVLVNFSELQLSGEGTAIFKKGSRPDIIALIPGISNLNLTGNYFQFVGNAPPPESNFKEVKQFGTVGLDYSFGVSTDNSGNVFLTGATDGNLGGLNAGDRDAWVAKYDGNGNQQWVRQFGTSARDESFGIASDRSGNIFVTGTTFGSLGKANAGIERDVWIAKYDTNGNQKWIQQFGTFGFDNSYKIATDDSGNVYVTTYTRGNLFGDQNQGQNDVWVTKYDTNGNQQWSQQFGTPGFELSFGVTTDHSGNVFATGWIQDNSGRLTADSYDAWITKYDTNGNQQWSKEFGTSVFDWSWDVATDQSGNVYATGLTSGDLGGTNAGSYDAWIAKYDTNGNQKWTKQLGTAGDDNALAIATDMFGNIYLTGATDGNLGGVNAGSDDAWVAKYDANGNQQWITQFGTSNLDKGYDIAVDNLGHVFVTGVTEASLGAKNIGSFDSWVGKLSSTDGGLLSFNPPVVDQQAWL
- a CDS encoding SDR family NAD(P)-dependent oxidoreductase; translated protein: MASQTITTRKTVIITGGNTGLGYHCAKTIASSNQDWHIIIASRDKIKATAAVKQLISETGNEHIEAMTLDLGFLTSVRAFAQDFATRDTLPPLRAIVCNAGIQIVTGTTHTKDGFETTFGVNHLGHFLLVNLLLKYLVAPARIVFVSSGVHDPDKLEGKIIPPRYRHPEFLARPETDPTALEESPARSGMRRYATSKLCNVLCTYELAHRLQSQGHSTLEHPITVNAFDPGAVPGTELTRQYNPLLRFALSSAFLLRLLGVNANSPSTSGQAMARLVLDPQLQGISAKYFSGLKEIASSQESYDKKKAAELWEVSGKLVNLTAGDSIWAS
- a CDS encoding SRPBCC family protein; translated protein: MSNVSETALNNIETELQSETSDLANDPSLLQAVKGKIERLEGRKMRFSAKIQIPYSLEQVWQVLTDYEAFPEFMSNLVQIQRLEHPTGNIRLDQILKKKFMGLQFKAHMIMDIEENFPHEIREYLVEGDFQSFLGSWRLDPCLLGEKTGVNLSYELLVIPKRIFPIALVEYVLSQDMPKTILAVKDRLEKLFGASC
- a CDS encoding methyltransferase; amino-acid sequence: MQQSSPKLPPRFVIKFLVSVHKFLLGAAQAILPPQLTVFDHIIGAASTMLLHTAAHWRIADYLHERPMSSEELAGLIGANSDAVHRMMRGLVTIGFFQITKDGKFENNRLSKTLITDVPGSLRDVADYMGTKSIIDSWVDVKEAIITGKNTFEKIHQVSFWEWLRKNPNEGRTFAASTGSRTALDAPAVAAAYPFQDLQKLCDVGGGRGTLLAEILSQHSHLQAVLLDDEYVLEEAKYYLKERGVQGRIKTVFGNFFQGLPNDCKDCDAYILRDILHDWDQENSLAILSNVRKIMKPGNRILIAEEVVEKFDTEKPGTMVDLHMMLIHDGRQRSREDFQNLFEKAGFQLRRVISTPLAISIVEGVAV
- a CDS encoding thioester reductase domain-containing protein — encoded protein: MSDISQRITALSPTKRELLLKRIQSKKEIDQQSVLTNLASFGMTVEELKAEANLAPEIYPTTKNIGFIDQPKSVFLTGATGFVGAFLLDEILQQTQANIYCLVRANDIIQGKQRIQKNLESYLIWDESKTARIIPVLGDLTQPLLGLESEHFQIMSNEIDVIYHCGALVKWTYPYNALKAANVFGTHEIIRLACQNKVKPIHFISTVGLFSSPNSSHSVIPEDEILENSGTLYNGYAQSKWVAEKLIRLAELRGLPISIHRPNTEGHSKTGVFNHDDHLCKIIKGCIQLGSVPIDLDIIVASAPIDYVSKAIVYLSRRNESQGKAFHLVNPQPLKWNEWINRICSLGYSLKQLSYNEWKAELMSQIKVSQTNELYTLSPFFSDSMLEAVKMPVFDCKNTLHGLAETSIACPAIDSELLNTYFSYFRDSGFLPPLKTNGNSPELNNINAVAY